In Thermococcus profundus, the genomic stretch TTGAGATCTTCGTCATGCTTTTCGTTTACTACGGCGCCCTCATAAACGCGGAGGAAATCAGAAAGGAACTCTACGCCCTGCTGCCTCCTCATAGGAAGGAGTTCGGTGTGAGGCTCATCGAGGCCGCCAAATACACCCTAGACACCCTTCTGAAAAGCTGGCTCACCCTGAGTGCCATAAAAGGTGCCTTCACCGCCCTCGGGTTCTGGGCCTTCGGGATAGCACAGGTGAGCGGGGCAATCGCCCTCGGGATCCTCACCGTTTTCATAGAACTCCTCCCCCTCATAGGAGGCTGGTTGGTGTGGGTTCCAGGGGTGGTATACCTCGTTCGCTCATCCCACATTGCACTGGCGCTGATATTTGTAATCTACTCGGTCGTCTTCATCTCACCCTTCCCCGATCTCTTCCTTGCCCCAAAGATGACCATCAAAAGGAAAGGCCTGAACGCCCTCATCTCGCTCCTCGGCATCTTCGGAGGGCTCTGGGCCTTCGGACTAGTCGGCATAATAATCGGACCGGTTTCCCTCGGTCTCCTCGCGACGGTAATAGAAGAGTGGAAGAGCAGCGTTGAATAATGAAAGAGCGTCACGGTCGGAACCGCTTAAGGAACGCGGCCATCTTAACCGCATCTAGGGTTTCTTTAACATCGTGGGTTCTAACTATATGAGCCCCGTTGAAAACGGCTATCGCCGTTGCCGCTAGACTTCCTGGGAACCTCTCAGAGGGGTCTTTTCTGCCGGTTATCGCCCCGATGAAAGATTTCCGCGAGACACCGATGAGTATGGGCCTTCCCAGCATCTTAAGCAAGTTTAGATTAGCTAGTATCTTTGAGTCCCACTCGTACCAGGGGGGCCACTCCGGACGGAGGAAGCCTATCGCCGGGTCGACCGCGATATCATCGATCCCGGCCTTCTCCGCGATAACCAGGCTCTCCTTGAGGAGATCCAGGACAGTATGCACCGGGTCGCTGAAGTCCCTAACTTCGCCATGAGCACAGAGGACAACTGGAACGTCGTAGTCAGCTGCAACTTCCGCCATCCTCGGATCGCCCTTAAGGCCGGTCACGTCGTTTATAACATCGGCCCCTGCCTTGATGGCCTCCTCTGCAACTCTTGCATTGGTCGTGTCGATGCTTATCGGGACATCAACGTGATCCCTAACGGTCTTCACCGCCCAGACGGCCCTTCTTATCTCTTCCTCGACGGGGATCTGGGTTTCGAGGTAGGGAGCGGTGGACTTTGCTCCTATGTCTATAAAGGAAGCACCATCCTCCACCATCTTAACGGCCGCCTCAACGAGCTTCTCCTCATTGTTTCGGACGCTCCCTTTGTAGAAGCTCTCCGGCGAGACGTTGATGACGCCCATTATCCTCGGTTCGCTCAGCTCGATTCCCGCGAATTTCATACCACCACCGCACCCATTAGGGAAGTGATATAAAAGGGCTTTTCCTAAAATCGGGAGGTGGTGTTCATGATAATCCGCACTCCAAAGAGGCTTCATCTGGGTTTAATTGATCCATCAGGAGAACTGGGAAGGCGATTCGGTGCCATGGGAGTCGCTCTATCGGGAGGGTACGAAGTCAAGGTAACCCCAAGCGATGAGCTGAGAATAAACGCCCCGAAGGAGGACGAGGAGACGATAGTGGAAGTCCTGAAGGCCATGAACGGGGCGTTTGAAACTGGGACCGGGTACTCCATAGAGGTTCTCAGGGCCCTTCCGAGGCACGTGGGACTCGGCTCGACAACGCAGCTTTCCCTCGCCGTTGGAACGGCGGTGGCGAAGCTTAATGGGCTTAAAGTCAGCACGGAGAGAATAGCGGAGGTGCTCGGGAGGGGAAGGAACAGCGGAGCGGGTATTTACACCTTCAAAAGCGGCGGCCTCGTCATCGACGGCGGGGTCTCTGGAAGGAATGTCCCCCCGCTGATAGTGAGGCACGACTTCCCGGAGAGCTGGGCGTTTTTGCTGGTAACCCCAGAGCTCAAACCCGGCTTTGATGAAAGGGAGGAACAGCCCATAATGAGCTCCGTTGGGGGAGATCCTCTCGCGGCTAGGGAAATAAGCCACAGGATTCTTCTGGGCCTTCTGCCTGCCCTCATCGAGAGGAACATCAGGGACTTCGGGAGGCACCTAACCGCTATTCAGAGGCTCGTCGGGAGGCACTTCGGAAGCCACCAGGGTGGGGAATTCAGGGAGGACGTCAAGCCGATTATAGACTTTCTCACGGAGAAGACCTACGGCTACGGCCAGAGCAGCTGGGGACCGACTGTTTACGGCCTCATTCTGAGGGACGGGGGGGAAGAGCTCGCGGAGGAAGCCAGGGATTACCTGAGGGAGCACGGGATAAAAGGAAGCGTCGAGGTGGGAATGCCCCAAAACACCGGAGCAGAGGTTGTGAACGAGAACGCGTTCCTGGAGAGGCTGATAAAGTCTGTCTCGTCGGGGTGATGAGATGACCCTCGATCGCTTCATTAACTTCACGCCAAAGGAGAATCGCGAAAAGGTATCCCGCCTGAAGGAGGTACTCTCGGAGCTTGGTGTGGACTGCGCCAGAAGGATTGAGGAGAGGGTTGACCTCCAGTTTGATGCGCTGAGGAACCTTCATAAAAACCTTGGAAACGATGAGCTGTTCCTAAAGCTCGTTCTGGCGAACTCGGTGGTGAGCTACCAGCTCAGCGGGAAGGGGGAAGACTGGTGGTGGGAGTTTTCGAGGTATTTCTCGGGGAAACCCCCTGAAGGGGAGATATGGAAGGCCTACTCGGAATTTTTATCCAGTTCCAGAACAAACAGGCGGCTCGTGGCTGGGAAAATCGGGAGGCTCAAAAAGCTCGAACCATTCCTTACCTCCCTCTCCCTCGACGAGTTGAGAGAGTACTACACGAGGGGAATGGTGAAGCTCAGGGATGACATTGCAAGAACTCTTGGATCGAAAAAGAGCGCGAAAACCATCGTCTTTGCCGTCAAGATGTTCGGCTACGCCGGCAGAATAGCCTTTGGCGAATTCGTACCGTACACCATAGAAATTGAAATCCCAGACGACGTCAGGATAAACGCCTACACGAGGAGGTTTACGGATGAAAAACCTGTTCTTTTCTGGGCTAGAATTGCCAGGGAGACAGAAATTCCACCGCTTCACATAGATTCGATCCTGTGGCCCGTTCTGGGAGGGAAGAAGGAAGTTCTCAGGAGGCTTGAGAGGCACTGTGGGGAGCGGGCAAAGCTCATCCTTGAACTCACTAAGCTTTGAACTTCTTTATTTGTCTAGTCGGAAATTTTAAATACTACTGATCTTATTAAGGTGGGTGGTCTCCCTGTCCAGTGAATTTATCAAAGGATTCAAGCGAAGCTTTCAGCGGTGGACTATCCTGCTGGCGTTTGGAACTGCGATGATTCCATCGTTCTTTATTTTCAAAGCTGGTAAGAGGCTTCCCCTCCGGGAAAACGGATACGTGGTGAAGATCATCGCTGAAAACGTTAATCCCCCACTGCCCCTGGAACTTTCGGCTCAGGCGGAGGTTTTGTTCCTCTTTCTTGTTATTCTAGTGGGAGCAAACGCCATAAGGGATGAGCTCAGAAAAAAGGCAGGTGAATCATCAGTTGTTGATCTCCGGTATTTTCTGGGCAAGTTTGTAGGTCATGCCGTTCTCTTCTCCGTTGCTTCAATAATCTCGGTTCTCATTGATGCCGTGCTCCTTATCTACGTTGGGGCCCCCTCCAGTCGTGTTCTGCTCAAAGATGTGCTCCTGGAGGGAATGGTGTTCTCCCTCATGGTCATACAACTCCTCGCGCTGGGTTATCTCCTTTCAACTGTTTCCTCAGAAACCTCCACTCCTCTGATCTTGGCCCTGGTGGCCATGTACGTAATCTTTGTTACAGTCCCAATGGCCGTGGAGTTTATGCTCTACCTGACCTACGCCCCGATGGGAGAGCTGGTTAAAGACCCGCGGATCGTGGATGCGGAGGTTAGAACGTTAGTTACTCGTTATCTTTTCTTTGAGCCGAATCTTCAGATGTCGGAGATAATCTCAGGGGCATGGGAAGGAGGTGAAAAGTATATCGGAATGTCATTCGCCCTGCGTAAGGGGATATACAACATAGCAAACTTGCTTGTAATGTCGGTGATCTACCTATGTCCTGCAGCCTTTCGAGTTTATAGGTCATCAAAGAAGAATCCTGAATACCGCTGAGTCCCATCGTGATCTTGCTTTCTCACTAATCTAACAAGCAAAATATTTTTATACTGCCATTAATAAACCGCAGTGAAACCTTTGGAGGTGTTGGCGTTGTTGTGGGGATTTAAACTGGAATTCAAGCAGAGCCTCAGGAGCAAGAAGTTCATCGCCACGATAGTGATAATGATGCTCCTCTACGTGCCGTTCTTCTACATAATACGGCAGGACAGCGACATTGGCACTATGACAACCGGGGAGTTCATTACGGGCATTATCCAGTTCCTCGGTGGAATGGCGACGTTTTTTATAGCGATTCTTGCCCTCCTGATGGGCGCAACCGCCATAAACTCGGAGATAGAGAAGGGAACCCTCAGAGTGGCAATGAGCAAGCCCGTTTCGAGGCTGGGCTACATAACCGGCAAAATGCTGGCCCAGATAACCACGCTCCTAATAGCCCTCCTGATCTCCGCGCTCGTTGGCATAGTTGGCTTCATGGCAATCGGTGCGCCCGTCAACGGCACGGTGGTGAGGGAGGTAATCCTGCTCAACCTGCTCCTTTTAGTGGGCCTCAGCCAGCTCCTGCTCCTCGGCTACCTCATATCGACCGTTGTCAAGTCATCCACCAGCGCCCTCGGACTGGCCCTGGTCCTCTTCTTCGTCATATCCCTCATAATGCCGAGCGTAGTTGGGTACATGGCAATGACCTCCGCGGATCACCAGAACAAGGGATTTGAGGAGGTGTACAAGGACTACGCCACAAAGTACCTGTTCTTTGAGCCCACCACCCAGCTCAAGATCATCATGAACGAGGTCGAGGATCATGAACACCAGGAGTGCTACAAGATCGTCAGACGCGTTGATTTAACGACCTACAAGGACGAGACCATCAATAAAACAAAGGTGGAGAAATGTGAATACAGCAGTTACGAGGAGTCTCACATTGAGGGGAACTACAGGTACTATACAACCTGCACGTGCGAGCCTAGGTACGGAGGCCTGATCTACGCCATAAACAAGAGCATGACGAACTTTCTGATCGTCGTTGGGATGGCGGTTCTCTACACGGGGCTCGCCCTGATCCGCTTCCTCCGCATGGATTTGAGGTGATGGGGATGATAGAGATAGAGAACCTGGTGAAGAAGTACCGCGACGTTCAGGCCCTCAACGGCCTCACCCTCACCGTTAAGAAGGGTCAGATCTATGGCTTCCTTGGCCCCAACGGTGCCGGGAAGAGCACAACTATACTGAGCACCCTCGGTCTCATCCGTCCGCAGGGAGGAACCATAAAACTTCTCGGTGAGGAGGTCTTCAGAAACGGAAGCTATCGTGAGAGTACCTTGGTGAAGGTCAAGAAAAACATCGGCTACATGCCGGAGCACGCTACCCTCTGGGACTTCCTGACTCCTATGCAAACCCTCAGCATAATTGGGGAGTCGTTCGGCATGCCGAAATCGGAGAGGGAAAGAAGGGCCAGGGAACTCTTGGAGATGCTGAACCTCTGGGAGGTCAGGGACAAGAAGATCGGCAAGTTCTCAAAGGGAATGAGGCAGAGGGTCCTCCTGGCCCAGGCCTTGATAAACGACCCCGAGCTCCTCATTCTTGACGAGCCGATGACGGGCCTCGATCCAAGGGGAATAGCGGAGTTCAAGGACATAATCAGGGAGCAGAAGAGAGAGGGCAAGACCGTGTTCTTCTCCTCACACATCCTCGCCCACGTTGAGGAGGTCTGCGACACCGTTGGGGTCATAGTAAAGGGAAAACTCCGCGTTGAGGACAGCATCGACAGCATAAAACAGAGCTTCCTAAAGAAGGCCGGCTACCTGATCCTGCTTGAGACTGACAAACCGGTGAGATTCGACATGACCGACTGGAAGATCGAACAGGTCAGCCCAACCAAGTACAAGATAAAGGCTTCCGGAGATATCAGGCCGAAGATAAACGAAATCGTTTGGAGTCAAGGAGCCAAGATTCTCCAGCTCATGGTTAGGGTCCCCAGCCTGGAGGAGATCTTCCTGAAAATGGTGGAGTGAGGGCTAAACCTTTGCCCTCTCAAACTCTTCTTTTCCCTCGAGCGGTTTTGTAGCGTCGATGCCCCACTTCGCCGTGAGGCTTTTAGTCGCCGAGGGGTCTAAGGAGCTTCCCCTGGCGTTGGGGACGATAACCAGATCCCTGTCGGCCTGGAAGCGCGTCGCTATGGCCCATTCAACTTCCCTGTCGTCGTAGATGTTTATATCATCATCAACGACAACGACGTGCTTTAAGCTGGGGTGTCCAACGAAGGCGGCGAGGATCGCGTTCTTGCCGTCTCCGTCGTGCTGTTTGGTGATCGAAACTACCGCGTGGAGCCACATTGCCCCTCCCTCGGTTAAGCGGACGCCGTGAACCTTTGGCACTACTTTTTTAACGCTGGCATATATCTGGGGCTCCTTCGGAAGGCCCATCAGCATGAAGTGCTCGTAGCCGCCCGGAAGGAGAGCATGGAAAATCGGGTTGTCCACGTGATACATCCTCTCAAAGACCACCAGTGGTTGCTTTCTCACGTAGTCGTAGGTTCCGGTTATGTCGACGAACGGTCCCTCATCGACGAGCTCGGGGGTTATCTTAGCCTCGAATACGAACTCGCTCTCAACAGGAACCGGGATCCCCCCGAGGTCAACTACCTCAAGCGGCCTTCCGAAGGCCTTCTCACTCATCCTCGACGCTATCTCAAGCTCGCTGATTCCGTAGGCGGTGCTAACTGCCCCCGCTAGGAGAAGGTGTATCGGGTTGCCCACCACTATCCTGACTTCCAGCTCCTCCCCCAGCTCGGCTTTCTCCTTCCACATGGCGTAGAGATGCCTTGGGACGAGCCTTATGGCGGCAGTTTTTTCATCCCTCACCATTATCCTGTGAAATGACATGTTGACGAAACCATCATCGTCCTTGGCTATAACCATAGCGGAGGTAAAGTACTGTCCGCCGTCCTTCGGATAGTACTTCGGAATCGGCAGTTCTTTAAGCGAGAAGTCTCTCGTGGAATTCTCCAGGAACGGTGCACTCTCAACGGTTTTGTATGGTGAAGGGCTTTCCATAGCATCGGCGATGAAGTGGAGAAGATCCTCCCGCTTAACACCGAGGAACTCCGCTATCCTCTCTCGGGTGCTCCAGATGTTTCCGGCGACCCTTCCTCCCTCAACGTCCTCAAAGAGAACGGGCCTCGTGCGATACTTGAGGAGGTACCTCGTTATCTCCAGCTCCTTTTCCACAGGCTCGTATATCCTAACGACGCTTTCCCCAAGGGAGTTCAGTATCTCCTCCAGCATTTTATCACCACTTTAGGTTTCCAAAAAACCTATAAATCCCTTTTCATCTACCTCCACTTTGACTGGCTATGTCTATGGTCACCATGCGGATCCCGGATAGGTCAACAAGGGTGTACGTCGAAAAGGCCGAGCCGAAGGTTTACTTCAAGATCTACGATCTTCTAACCTACAAGAAGGACTATGGGAAATGGGAGAAGCCGGAGAGCCTCTACGACCCCTATACCAATAGTTTTCCAGTCGGCCTTATTCCTAGAGTGAAGAAGTTTCTGAACTCCAAAGGGTATAGGGTTAGGATAAAGGACGAGCGCCGGGTTATGGGCGAAGAGCTGGACTCCCTCTGGAACCCCAACTATAAGCTCAGGAGGTACCAGGAGAGGGCAGTCAAAAAAGCCTTGCGGGAGAAGATGGGAGTCCTCGCCCTGCCGGTGGGAAGCGGAAAGACCATAGTGGGCCTCGGAATAATAAACCGGCTCAATCTCTCAGCCCTCATCGTGGTTCACACCAAGGAGCTTCTCTACCAGTGGGCGGACAAGGTGAACGAAGTCCTCGGCATCGAGGCGGGGATTATCGGCGACAACAAGTGGAAGGAAGGCCCTGTAACCGTAGCTATGATACAGACCCTTCTCTCCAGGGGTGCAGACAAGCTTCAGGGGAAGTACGGCGTTGTGATCTTCGATGAGTGTCACAGAACCTCTGCCGCGGAGAAGTTCTACAAGCTGGGCCTTTCCCTCCCCCAGGTCTACAGGTTCGGCCTCTCGGCGACCCCCTGGAGGCGGGTTAGGGGGGAGGAGATAAAGATCGAGGCCGTTGTCGGGCCGATAATCTACGAGGCCAGGGCGGAGGACCTCATAAAGGAGAAGTTTCTATCCAGACCGCGCTTTGAGATAATCCACTACGAGTCGGAGATGCCCTCTTTCAGCGAAAGGTACAAAGAGCTCTACGAAGACGTGGTGATGAACAACGAGCCCAGGAACAGGGCCATCGTGGAAAAGGCGGCGGAACTAGCCAGGAAAGGACATAGGGTCCTAATAGACGTTAGGAGGCTTGAGCATGGCAAGATCCTCAAGGAGATGCTCGAGAAGAAGGGAATAAGGGCGGAATTCCTGAGCTCCCAGAGCCCCAATCGGTGGGAAATACTTGAGGAGTTCAAGGAGGGAAAGATACCCGTTTTGATCTCGACGCTGCTCAAGGAGGGTGTTGACATACCTGAAATCTCAGCTATAATCCTTGCCGGCGGTGGGAAGAGCGACATAATGACGATCCAGACCATAGGAAGAGCTTTGAGACCCAAAAAAGGTATGAAGGCTGTTATAGTGGACGTAGAAGACGACGACCCGCTACTCTTCACTCACTTCATAGAGAGGCAGAAGGCGCTTAAGCAGTACTACGGGAAGTACTACGACAGCGAGGCCGAGAAAGTTTACAGGGAGATAAGCCAGTCTCCCAGGAAGGCGGCGCGCGCTAGAGCGTGAGCGTAGCGCGAGAAGACGGCTTTTTTGAATTCCCTTACTCCCCTTTCATCTGCTTCAAACTCGATCCCTTCGTAGTCGATTCTCCAGAGGACGAGGTTTTCAGGGGGAGCGGGGGGAATCTTTCGGTCGAATCTTCCGGAGAGCATTCCCGAGACTTCCTCTGGGGTCAGGAGGCCGAGCCCGCAGAGGGAAATGGAGTTCACTATCCTCCTCACCATCTCCCAGAGGAAGGATTTTCCTGTAACCTCAACTATGTAGTATCCGCTTCGGGGGATGATCTCCACCGAGGTGATCTCACGGATGGGCTCTTTTCCGGGTTCGAGCTTTGCAAAGGCGGAGAAGTCGTGGGTTCCCACAAAGAGCCGGGCACATTCCGGCATTGCATTGGGATCAAAACCCCTGTCCACAAGGTAGTAGCGGTAGGTCTTCGACTTTGCCCAAAACCGAGGGTGGAAATCGTCGGGAACCTCCGTCCACCCCAGAACCCAGACGTCCTTCAGATGGTAGTTCAACACCTCCGGTTTGGCAAGGTAGGCTTTTTCCGGTACTGGATCGAAGGAAACCACGTTGAAGAAGGCAGAAACGCCTCTATCAGTCCTTGAGGCACCTTTGAAGTTCGAGGTCGGAGGATCCTCTATGATCCCCAGCTTTTGAAGAACTCGAATTATCTCCCCTTCAACCGTTCTGAGCCCCGGCTGTCTCTGAAAGCCGTAGAAGGCGGTCCCATCGTAGGCCACGCGGAGGGCAATCCTCATCGTATCACCCGGAAAACTGGTAGAGTCTCCAAGATTTGAATCCAGGTCATAATCGGGCTTTAAAAACATTATTACCCGGTGGATTTTGTCTTAAGAATTATTTCAGCCATTCGTCAAGGACGCTTAAACGCCAGTGAAAGCGGCGCTGAAACTTTGCCAGCAAAGTTTCATCGGAAAATCTCTTTCTCTCAGAAATGCAGAACACTAAGCGTGACTCTTTCGTGACGCATTAGCAAGGGATTTAACTTTAAAATCAATATTTTAGGAGGTTTGCTTTTTGTTCTGGCGTCTGAAGGACGCCTTGTTGGGAGCAAACACTCTCAAATTGGATTTTCGAGAATAAATCCTTTGGAACTCGTATTTTAAAAGAGCACATTTTCTTCCGCCAGCGCTTTCGTCAGAAAGGGCTGAATGGTGGGGCCGCCGGGATTCGAACCCGGGTCACGGGCTCCCAAAGCCCGCAGGATAGACCAAGCTACCCCACGGCCCCATGCCCGGGAATAGGGCCCCTGCAAAGCTTATAAAGTTTGCGGGTTTTAATTTTCTGGCCCGGGGGGAATGTAATGAACGGAAAAACGCATAAAATAAAGGTGTCCGTGATAATACCAACGTACAACGAGAGAGACAACCTGGAGGAGCTCTTCGAGAGGATCTCCGATTCACTGGGGAGGGCGGGCTACGATTTTGAAATCGTGGTGGTCGACGATGACTCCCCTGACAAGACGTGGGAATACGCCGAAGCACTGGGAAAGACCAAGGGCTATCCAGTCAAAGTCATCCGAAGGATAAATGAGAAGGGCCTTTCTTCCGCCGTTATCAGGGGCTTCAAAGAGGCCTCCGGGGATGTTTTTGTAGTGATGGACGCGGACTTACAGCATCCGCCTGAGAAAATACCTGAACTCGTCGGGGCCATCGAAGAGGGAGCGGATATAGCAATAGCCAGCAGGTACGTGCCCGGAGGAGGGGTTAAGAACTGGTACTGGTATCGGAAGCTCATTTCAAAGGGCGCCATAATGATAGGGCGCATTGCACTTCCCAAGATAAGGAGCGTCAAGGACCCGGTAAGTGGGTTCTTTGCCCTTAAACGAGAGGTCGTCGAGAACGCGGAGCTGAACCCAATAGGCTTCAAAATACTCATGGAGATTCTGATCAAAGGTACCTACAAAAGGGTCGTCGAGGTCCCGTTCACCTTCGGATTGAGGAAAGCGGGTGAGAGCAAGCTGAGCGGAAAGACGATGATAAACTACCTCAAGCATGTCTACCGGCTTATGAAGTGGGAGGGCGAACTCGACAGACTGATAAAGTTCAGCATCGTCGGAACGTCCGGCATATTCGTAAACGAGGGATTTCTGTGGTTCTTCGTCTCGGAGCTGGGGATGGACAAGTATGTGGCCAACGTACCGGCAACCGAGCTTGCGATACTAAACAATTTCCTCTGGAACGACCTCTGGACTTTCAGAGACCTTAGAAAGCGTTCCCTGTGGAGAAGGCTCCTGAGCTTCCACGTTGCGGCATTAACCGGGGCCATCGTCCAGTGGATCATATACGCGCCCCTCGTGTACTTGGGGATAAACTACCTCCTAGCTAACCTCGTTGGCATAGGTGCATCCTTTATCGTCCGCTTCCTCTTCAACAGAAACGTGACTTGGGGATGAGGGATATCCTCTGTTTGGAATTATTATCTCGGAGAAAATTTTATAAACTATTTTAATGTAAGTAAGTTGCAAAATAACAATAATGAATAAAAGTAGGAACTAGTCCGACTGAAGGGCGATATAAACACCATCCATATTACCTTTGAGAAACTACAGTTTCGAGATAAACTGAGCGGGGAGATACGATGAAGCTAAAGGTGTTTTTAAGGCACTACTTAAAGTCGTTTTCATTCTTTGCCATCCTGGTGCTCCTTGTTTCTGTTTTTCCTGCAGTGATCGTGGCCACGCTAGAGATCGCTGGAAACCCCAGTCACGAAGGCTTCTCCAATACATACCTGGTAATGGAGCTTGAGAGGGGTCTCAGCAGCGGGAAAATAGAATACCTGAGATCAAACGACCGCTTAATTTTCAACCCAAACTTTGTTGAAGTCTACCTGGGAAATAGAACTGACGAACTCCGACTTGGCGACGTTGAGAGAATAGTCGAGGAAGCGGGGCTCAAACCCGAGATCTACTATCCAGCATTCGTCGACGGGAGGCATGTCCTTCTGGTTCCCCTCGACGGCCCAATTGGAGAAGCCGACTGCTACACTTCACCAAACAAAAGAATCACAAAAGGCACCATCCCATATTCACCGTGGATAACCACGAAAAAGGGATACACAAGGAATCCACTCTACAACATTACGATAGAGTGTGCACTCCCCTTAAACACTTCCAGTGAAAAAGCCCGCGTTCTCTCATCCCTCCTTGACTATTCGCAATATGAAGAGTGGTGCATCTCCTCGGGAAAACTCTTGAGCAGGTTTTTGAACTACACTGAAACCGATCAGAACCTCAAGAATGTCGGCGCTGGGGAGTGGATTTTCGTTATTCTCCCTGGAAAAGTTGATGTTAACGCATTTTACGACCTCATCCTTCCCAAATTCAGAGAACATAACGTAAGTCCGTCTCTGTACGTCATCACCCCCGAATGGGTAAAGGCAACGGAAAGTCAAAAAACGCCTGTGAGCCATATCCTGGAGTACCTAATCTTGCTCCTCCCAGTCACTCCCGCGATATTGATCCTGTTCAAGCAGGAACAGGCAAACG encodes the following:
- the truA gene encoding tRNA pseudouridine(38-40) synthase TruA, with translation MRIALRVAYDGTAFYGFQRQPGLRTVEGEIIRVLQKLGIIEDPPTSNFKGASRTDRGVSAFFNVVSFDPVPEKAYLAKPEVLNYHLKDVWVLGWTEVPDDFHPRFWAKSKTYRYYLVDRGFDPNAMPECARLFVGTHDFSAFAKLEPGKEPIREITSVEIIPRSGYYIVEVTGKSFLWEMVRRIVNSISLCGLGLLTPEEVSGMLSGRFDRKIPPAPPENLVLWRIDYEGIEFEADERGVREFKKAVFSRYAHALARAAFLGDWLISL
- a CDS encoding glycosyltransferase; translated protein: MNGKTHKIKVSVIIPTYNERDNLEELFERISDSLGRAGYDFEIVVVDDDSPDKTWEYAEALGKTKGYPVKVIRRINEKGLSSAVIRGFKEASGDVFVVMDADLQHPPEKIPELVGAIEEGADIAIASRYVPGGGVKNWYWYRKLISKGAIMIGRIALPKIRSVKDPVSGFFALKREVVENAELNPIGFKILMEILIKGTYKRVVEVPFTFGLRKAGESKLSGKTMINYLKHVYRLMKWEGELDRLIKFSIVGTSGIFVNEGFLWFFVSELGMDKYVANVPATELAILNNFLWNDLWTFRDLRKRSLWRRLLSFHVAALTGAIVQWIIYAPLVYLGINYLLANLVGIGASFIVRFLFNRNVTWG